Proteins from one Ketobacter alkanivorans genomic window:
- the mutL gene encoding DNA mismatch repair endonuclease MutL: MARINRLSTRLSNQIAAGEVVERPASVVKELLENSLDAGSTRLDVEVEQGGVKLIRVRDNGVGVDKDDLPLTIARHATSKIHDLDDLEGVATLGFRGEALASISSVARLNLTSSPDETGAGWCVQAEGRDMEAVLVPAAHPQGTTVEVRDLFFNTPARRKFLRTEKTEFSHLEEVIKRLALSHFQVGFNLRHNQRVVHALKPAYTEPEQDRRVASLCGPSFIENAVRLDTQVGELRLWGWLGLPTFSRSQADLQYFFVNGRSVKDRVVNHAVRQAYKDVMYHGRHAAFVLYLELDPTWVDVNVHPTKHEVRFRESRQVHDFLFRSLHRAIAELTPADMQQPAVQSNPVPASAIGFGDITRPGLTAPPSAPVTGQQAGEFREQGRLHLFNQPAERPSMVAETMQAYAGFHPSAAAPDPVMPDHNPEEMPPLGFAIAQLHGIYILSQNQHGLVVVDMHAAHERITYERLKTSWQEEKVRSQPLLVPLSMAVSSREADFADEHSIALEKLGFVIQRMGPETLLVREIPILLRSADVETLMRDLLSDIITHGSSDRIEHSINELLSTMACHGSVRANRKLTLPEMNGLLRDMEITERSGQCNHGRPTWTQMSLAELDKLFLRGR; the protein is encoded by the coding sequence TTGGCCAGAATTAATCGTCTCTCTACTCGGCTTTCCAACCAGATCGCTGCCGGTGAAGTGGTTGAGCGTCCTGCTTCCGTTGTAAAAGAGTTGTTGGAAAACAGTCTTGATGCGGGCTCCACCCGCCTGGATGTGGAGGTAGAGCAGGGCGGTGTAAAGCTCATCCGCGTGCGCGATAACGGAGTGGGGGTGGATAAGGACGATTTACCGCTCACCATTGCCCGTCATGCCACCAGTAAGATTCACGACCTTGATGACTTGGAGGGCGTTGCCACTTTAGGTTTTCGTGGCGAGGCCCTGGCCAGTATCAGCTCCGTAGCACGGCTGAACCTTACCTCCAGCCCTGATGAAACCGGTGCTGGCTGGTGCGTGCAGGCGGAAGGGCGCGACATGGAGGCCGTGTTGGTGCCCGCTGCTCATCCACAGGGCACCACCGTAGAAGTGCGGGATCTGTTCTTTAATACCCCCGCCCGGCGTAAGTTTCTGCGTACCGAGAAAACCGAATTCAGCCATCTGGAAGAGGTCATCAAGCGGCTGGCCCTTAGTCATTTCCAGGTAGGTTTTAATCTGCGCCACAATCAACGGGTGGTGCACGCCCTAAAACCCGCCTACACCGAGCCAGAGCAAGATCGCCGGGTGGCCAGTTTGTGCGGCCCCAGCTTTATTGAAAACGCGGTGCGCCTCGACACCCAGGTGGGGGAGCTGCGTCTATGGGGGTGGTTGGGGTTGCCCACCTTCTCACGCAGTCAGGCGGATCTGCAATATTTCTTTGTCAATGGTCGCAGCGTGAAAGATCGAGTGGTGAATCATGCAGTACGCCAAGCCTACAAAGATGTTATGTACCACGGTCGCCATGCCGCCTTTGTACTGTACCTTGAACTGGATCCAACCTGGGTCGACGTCAACGTGCACCCCACCAAGCATGAGGTGCGGTTTCGCGAGAGCCGTCAAGTACACGATTTTCTGTTCCGCTCCCTGCACCGAGCCATTGCCGAGTTAACCCCCGCTGACATGCAGCAGCCCGCCGTTCAGAGCAACCCTGTACCGGCGTCCGCCATTGGTTTTGGCGACATCACCCGTCCGGGCTTAACTGCGCCACCATCGGCACCCGTAACCGGTCAGCAGGCAGGGGAGTTTCGGGAGCAGGGCCGCCTGCATTTATTCAATCAACCTGCTGAGCGTCCTTCCATGGTGGCGGAAACCATGCAGGCCTACGCCGGTTTTCATCCGTCCGCTGCTGCACCTGATCCGGTCATGCCCGATCACAACCCCGAAGAGATGCCGCCGCTGGGGTTTGCGATTGCACAGCTTCACGGCATTTACATCCTGTCCCAGAATCAACATGGTTTGGTGGTGGTGGACATGCATGCCGCCCACGAGCGCATTACCTATGAACGCTTAAAAACCAGTTGGCAGGAAGAAAAAGTCCGCTCTCAGCCCCTGTTGGTGCCACTGAGCATGGCGGTCAGCAGCCGCGAGGCAGATTTTGCCGATGAGCACAGTATCGCCCTTGAAAAACTGGGCTTTGTGATTCAGCGTATGGGGCCGGAAACCTTGCTGGTGCGAGAAATCCCCATCCTGCTGCGCAGTGCCGATGTCGAAACCCTGATGCGAGATCTGTTGTCGGACATCATCACCCACGGCAGCAGTGATCGCATTGAGCATTCCATCAATGAACTGCTCTCTACCATGGCCTGTCATGGCTCGGTGCGCGCCAATCGAAAGCTCACCCTGCCAGAAATGAATGGCTTGCTGCGGGACATGGAAATCACCGAACGCAGCGGCCAGTGTAATCACGGTCGCCCAACCTGGACTCAAATGTCGCTGGCGGAATTGGATAAACTGTTCCTGCGGGGCCGTTAA
- the miaA gene encoding tRNA (adenosine(37)-N6)-dimethylallyltransferase MiaA produces MKTVSKPWCIFLMGPTASGKTALAVDLVQRFPMDIISVDSALIYKGMNIGTAKPDAETLVKAPHRLIDFLDPSESYSAADFRTDALREMADITARGRIPLLVGGTMLYFKVLREGIASLPSADDAIRRQLLQEAAEQGWPSLHTELAKVDPDSAARLNPNDAQRIQRALEVFRSTGIPLSEWHRRQKQGGDGTWGGNAEDFPYQSVNLAVCPQDRAVLHRRIADRFHQMLIEGFYDEVKALYHRGDLHSDMPSMRAVGYRQVWDCLDGKLSYAEMEERGIIATRQLAKRQITWLRSWKDLHWLDSPDPKLLEKVLKILPADDMLS; encoded by the coding sequence ATGAAGACTGTCAGCAAACCCTGGTGCATCTTTTTGATGGGCCCCACCGCCTCAGGTAAAACGGCGTTGGCGGTGGATCTGGTGCAACGCTTCCCCATGGACATCATCAGTGTTGATTCCGCGCTGATCTATAAAGGCATGAACATCGGCACCGCCAAACCGGACGCCGAAACCCTGGTCAAAGCCCCCCATCGCCTGATCGACTTTCTTGACCCGTCGGAGAGTTATTCTGCCGCCGATTTTCGCACCGATGCGCTCCGTGAAATGGCCGATATTACCGCCCGTGGGCGCATTCCGCTGCTGGTAGGGGGCACGATGCTCTACTTCAAGGTGCTGCGGGAAGGCATTGCCAGCCTGCCGTCTGCCGACGATGCAATCCGTCGGCAGCTATTGCAGGAGGCCGCCGAACAAGGCTGGCCCAGCTTGCACACAGAGTTGGCAAAGGTAGATCCAGACTCCGCAGCCCGCTTAAACCCCAATGATGCCCAGCGTATACAGCGGGCGCTTGAGGTGTTCCGCAGCACCGGCATCCCCCTCAGCGAATGGCATCGCCGCCAAAAACAAGGAGGGGACGGTACCTGGGGTGGCAACGCTGAAGATTTCCCTTATCAGTCTGTCAATCTGGCGGTTTGCCCCCAGGATCGAGCCGTGCTGCATCGGCGCATAGCCGATCGCTTTCATCAGATGTTAATCGAGGGCTTTTACGATGAAGTGAAAGCCCTGTATCATCGCGGCGACTTACATTCCGACATGCCATCCATGCGGGCTGTGGGGTATAGGCAGGTATGGGATTGTCTGGACGGCAAATTGAGCTACGCTGAAATGGAAGAGCGGGGGATCATCGCTACCCGTCAGCTGGCCAAGCGTCAGATAACATGGCTTCGCAGTTGGAAGGATCTGCATTGGTTGGATAGCCCTGATCCAAAATTGTTGGAAAAGGTCTTGAAAATTTTGCCTGCGGACGACATGCTATCGTAG
- the hfq gene encoding RNA chaperone Hfq gives MSKGHSLQDPFLNALRKERIPVSIFLVNGIKLQGQVESFDQYVVLLRNTVNQMVYKHAISTVVPARNPRAHGTNDRPGQENGGNSEQ, from the coding sequence ATGTCTAAAGGGCACTCTCTACAAGACCCTTTTTTGAACGCCCTGCGCAAGGAACGAATTCCAGTATCCATATTTCTGGTTAATGGTATCAAGCTGCAAGGTCAAGTCGAATCTTTTGACCAATATGTGGTTTTACTGCGTAACACCGTTAATCAAATGGTCTACAAACACGCCATTTCCACCGTTGTACCGGCCCGCAATCCTCGTGCTCATGGCACAAACGATCGCCCCGGCCAGGAAAACGGCGGCAATTCTGAGCAATAA
- the hflX gene encoding ribosome rescue GTPase HflX: MESLFDRPQSGERAVLVHIEFPKEFDGEDLQEFEMLVDSAGAQRLGVLKGSRPAPNSRLFIGTGKVEELAGLVAEFEADLVIFNHSLNPSQERNLERELKCRVLDRTGLILDIFAQRARTHEGKLQVELAQLEHLSTRLVRGWTHLERQKGGIGLRGPGETQLETDRRLLRARVKYIQQRLQKVRKQRDQGRRARKRADVPTVSLVGYTNAGKSTLFNRLTASDVYAADQLFATLDPTLRRIDVSDLGPVILADTVGFIRHLPHKLVEAFRATLEESRESDFLLHVVDACSEEREDNIFQVNEVLHEIGADTVPFLMVYNKIDLMGDYAPRIERDDEGVPVAVWLSARTGAGMTELLQALNERLGKRMVEGTLCLAPELSAVRAHCYGLKAVQAESADEQGNALLDIRMPQKAWEQMVKRFELNRENLEQSLSGLRNSTHSE; encoded by the coding sequence ATGGAATCGCTTTTTGACCGTCCCCAAAGTGGTGAACGGGCCGTCCTTGTTCACATCGAATTTCCCAAAGAATTCGATGGCGAAGACCTTCAGGAATTTGAAATGCTGGTGGATTCCGCCGGTGCCCAGCGTCTGGGGGTGCTTAAGGGGTCGCGTCCGGCACCGAATTCCCGATTATTTATTGGTACCGGTAAAGTAGAAGAGCTGGCCGGGTTGGTTGCTGAATTCGAAGCCGATCTGGTGATCTTCAACCATTCCTTGAATCCATCCCAAGAGCGCAATCTTGAACGCGAGCTCAAATGTCGCGTGCTGGATCGCACGGGGCTGATTCTCGATATTTTTGCGCAGCGTGCGCGCACCCACGAGGGTAAGTTGCAGGTTGAGCTGGCTCAGCTTGAGCACCTTTCCACCCGATTGGTGCGTGGCTGGACTCACCTGGAGCGCCAAAAGGGCGGTATCGGCTTGCGTGGCCCCGGCGAAACCCAGTTGGAAACGGATCGGCGCTTGTTGCGGGCCCGTGTAAAGTATATTCAGCAGCGTCTGCAGAAAGTGCGTAAGCAGCGGGATCAAGGACGCCGCGCCCGTAAGCGTGCGGACGTACCCACGGTATCCCTGGTGGGTTACACCAATGCCGGGAAATCCACACTGTTTAATCGCCTTACTGCATCTGATGTGTATGCAGCAGACCAGCTCTTTGCTACCCTCGACCCCACATTGCGGCGCATTGATGTGTCAGATCTTGGCCCGGTTATTCTGGCAGATACAGTGGGGTTTATTCGTCATCTTCCCCATAAACTGGTGGAGGCGTTTCGTGCCACGCTGGAAGAAAGCCGCGAGTCTGATTTTCTGTTGCATGTGGTTGATGCCTGCTCCGAAGAGCGGGAAGACAATATATTTCAGGTTAATGAAGTGCTGCATGAGATTGGTGCCGATACTGTGCCGTTTCTCATGGTCTATAACAAAATTGACCTGATGGGCGACTACGCTCCTCGCATTGAACGAGATGACGAGGGGGTGCCTGTGGCGGTTTGGTTGTCAGCGCGCACAGGTGCAGGGATGACAGAACTGTTACAAGCCTTGAATGAGCGGCTGGGTAAGCGCATGGTGGAGGGTACCTTGTGTTTGGCACCCGAGCTATCAGCAGTGCGGGCCCATTGTTACGGGTTAAAGGCTGTACAGGCAGAGTCGGCTGACGAGCAGGGCAACGCGTTGCTTGATATTCGTATGCCGCAAAAGGCATGGGAGCAGATGGTAAAACGCTTTGAGTTGAACCGTGAAAACCTGGAACAAAGCTTGTCGGGGTTGCGAAATTCGACCCATTCGGAATAA
- the hflK gene encoding FtsH protease activity modulator HflK, producing the protein MAWNEPGGGRNQDPWRGRDGRGQSELDDVIKKLQDRFGGMLGGGQNNDSGGFGLLLLILGVVFVLWLVAGLYRVEQAEEALVLRFGKYHDTVSAGLHWNPWGIDTVQKVDVNQRETMPVRATMLTEDQNIVDLDLQVQFVVTDSRAYFLESSAPIDTLRNAVESALRHVVGGSEMDRVLTDGREAIAVEVHQRLQEYLDRYKTGLTIDKLNIEDAHPPKEVKAAFDDVIKAREDEERVKNEAEAYANQIVPEARGEAQRMIEEANAYKAEIVERSKGQANRFERLYAEYKLAPEVTRRRMYIDTMESVLSNTSKVLVDVDGGNSMMYLPIDKILEGRRTEAKSIVVEADSTQQSKGATKKASDSVRGLERIRQARETRWENR; encoded by the coding sequence ATGGCTTGGAATGAGCCCGGTGGCGGGCGTAATCAGGATCCATGGCGAGGCCGGGATGGCCGCGGCCAGTCGGAACTGGACGATGTGATCAAAAAACTGCAAGACCGATTCGGCGGTATGCTGGGTGGTGGTCAGAACAACGATAGCGGCGGTTTCGGCCTGTTATTGCTGATTCTGGGCGTTGTCTTCGTGTTGTGGCTGGTGGCCGGTTTGTATCGGGTCGAACAGGCCGAAGAAGCATTGGTGCTGCGTTTCGGCAAATACCATGATACCGTCAGTGCCGGTCTACACTGGAACCCATGGGGCATCGATACTGTACAGAAAGTGGACGTAAACCAGCGTGAAACCATGCCGGTGCGCGCCACGATGCTCACCGAAGACCAGAACATTGTGGATTTGGATCTGCAGGTTCAGTTCGTGGTCACGGATTCCAGAGCCTATTTCCTCGAATCCAGTGCGCCCATCGACACCTTGCGTAATGCGGTGGAATCCGCACTGCGTCACGTGGTGGGTGGCAGCGAAATGGATCGGGTGCTGACCGACGGCCGTGAAGCCATCGCCGTAGAAGTGCATCAGCGCCTGCAGGAATATCTGGATCGTTATAAAACCGGTCTCACCATTGATAAGCTGAACATCGAAGATGCACATCCTCCCAAGGAAGTGAAAGCCGCCTTCGATGATGTTATCAAAGCACGGGAAGACGAAGAGCGCGTTAAGAATGAAGCGGAAGCCTACGCCAACCAAATCGTGCCAGAGGCGCGTGGTGAAGCGCAGCGCATGATCGAGGAGGCCAACGCTTACAAGGCCGAGATCGTGGAGCGATCCAAAGGTCAGGCCAACCGCTTTGAAAGGCTTTATGCCGAGTACAAGCTGGCACCGGAAGTGACCCGTCGCCGTATGTACATCGACACCATGGAAAGCGTGCTCAGCAACACGTCCAAGGTTCTGGTGGACGTGGATGGGGGCAATAGCATGATGTACCTCCCTATCGATAAAATCCTGGAAGGTCGACGTACAGAAGCGAAGTCCATTGTTGTAGAAGCTGATTCTACTCAGCAAAGCAAGGGTGCGACCAAAAAAGCCTCCGACTCCGTTCGTGGCTTGGAGCGAATTCGTCAGGCCCGTGAAACACGCTGGGAGAATCGCTAA
- the hflC gene encoding protease modulator HflC — MNNKSMTVLLLIAVVALVTGSAIFTVKESERGVLLKFGEVVRDDLQPGIQFKIPFIHEPRLFDGRIRVLEMRQEEYLTQEKKRLIVDSYVMWRIKDIKQFYIATGGGLETRVRLLLAPRVNEGLRNQFGARTVYEVVAGEREELVVDLAKAIDDQAQEALGIDVVEIRVKRIELPSSASASVYDRMRAEREREARSHRARGAELAEGISAAADRERTEILAGAYRQAEELRGAGDAEAASIYASAYQKDPEFYSFYRSMDAYKDVFNSKNDLIVVQPDGEFFRFMKSE; from the coding sequence ATGAATAACAAAAGTATGACAGTCTTACTGCTGATCGCAGTGGTTGCCCTGGTTACCGGTAGCGCCATATTCACCGTGAAAGAAAGTGAGCGTGGCGTATTGCTGAAATTTGGTGAAGTGGTGAGAGATGATCTGCAGCCAGGGATCCAGTTCAAAATACCTTTTATACATGAGCCGCGCCTGTTTGATGGCCGTATTCGCGTACTGGAAATGCGTCAGGAAGAGTATCTGACCCAGGAGAAGAAGCGTCTGATCGTGGATTCATACGTGATGTGGCGTATCAAAGACATCAAGCAGTTTTATATTGCCACCGGCGGCGGCCTTGAGACTCGTGTGCGGCTGCTGTTGGCCCCCCGTGTGAACGAAGGCCTGCGTAATCAGTTTGGTGCGCGTACTGTGTATGAAGTTGTGGCCGGTGAGCGGGAAGAGCTGGTGGTGGATTTGGCCAAGGCCATTGACGACCAAGCTCAGGAAGCCCTGGGTATTGATGTGGTGGAGATTCGGGTCAAGCGTATCGAGCTGCCTTCCAGTGCCAGTGCCTCGGTATACGACCGGATGCGTGCCGAGCGTGAACGTGAAGCTCGTAGCCATCGTGCTCGCGGTGCCGAGCTGGCAGAAGGTATCAGTGCTGCTGCCGATCGTGAGCGTACCGAGATCCTGGCTGGTGCCTATCGTCAAGCGGAAGAGCTACGGGGTGCAGGCGATGCGGAAGCAGCGTCAATCTATGCCAGCGCCTATCAGAAAGATCCTGAATTCTATAGCTTTTATCGCAGCATGGATGCCTACAAAGATGTCTTTAACAGCAAGAACGACCTGATCGTCGTGCAGCCTGATGGAGAGTTCTTCCGATTTATGAAGAGCGAGTAG